Genomic DNA from Paenibacillus borealis:
GTTTATCCTGCTGATCGCAGCCGTTCTGGGACTGAGCTATGTGCTGTACAGGCTCTGCCTGAAGCTTAATAAATACAGCAGGAGAATAGTCATTCCCGCGGTCTTGTTATTTTCTGCCGCTATTCAACTCGTGATCATCTTCCTGTTCACCCGCATGCCAACGGATGATTCGCAGACGGTGCTGTCGCTGGCCTGGGATATGCTGTACAACAAGGATTATTCATCCTTCCAGCCGGGCGGATATCTGTATATGTTCCCGTTCAATTTCTCAATCGTTCTGTATCTGAAGACGCTGCTGTTCCTGTTCCCGGACAATTATCTGGTGATCAAAAGCTTCAATATCCTGTTCTCGCTGGTCACCACGCTAATGATCTACCTGCTCTACAAAGAGCTGAATACCAAGTCCAAATCGAACGACTATGGTGTCCTGGTATTTGCCGCGACCTATATTCCGTCTTTGTTTATGAGCAACTTTATCTATAATGATGTGATTGCCACAGCTCTGCTGACCAGCGCTTTGTACTTTGCCGTTACGTTCATCCGCAGAAGATCCATGAAGGATATCGTGTTCGCGGCCATCCTGCTGGCCATCGGCAACTATTTCCGGAGCACAGGCATGATCTTCCTGATTGCGATCGTATTTTGCCTGTTACTTAACCTGCGTCACCTTGGGCTTAAAAAAGCCATCGCATCCATAGGCATAACGCTGCTGGTGTTTAACATTCCGGGCTGGACGCAGAACGCTGCGCTCCAGGCAACAGGTATCGTGGACGAATCCCCGTCCAGCAATTCCGCACCGGTCTATATGTGGCTGAATATGGGAATCAATCTGGAGACGCTCGGCTTCTGGGATAACCGGGAGAGCTATACTATTTATCAGCAGGAGGCCGGCTACAATAAAGCGGAGAGCGTGGAGCTGTTCAAAGCGTCCATCAGCAATAAGCTCTCGGAGGCTACTTTAGGGGAGCTTGCCGGAATGTATTATAAAAAGCTGGTCTGGATCTGGACCGAAGGAACGTATCAGGTTGAGCGGTACGGTATAGGGAATGATGGAACCTCTATAGGCGGCGGGGGGCGAAACGGCTTTGTGATGGACCGGTATATCTATTCCACCTCTGCATCAGAGCTGCTTAAGGGAGATTCGAATTACCGGAGCGGGCTGCAATGGGTGGTGTATGTGCAGAATTTCCTGATGTATGGATTCATTCTTTTCCGGCTGGTCAGCGGGATACGGGCCAAGCGGTTTGCGGAAACCTCATTGGTTCTGGTGATTCTGGGCTTCATCGGCTTCTATCTGCTCTGGGAGATCAAGGCCCGGTACATTTATCCGGTATATCCGCTGCTGATCGTCTTATCCTACTTGGGCTTTAAAGATGTCTATGAACTTCTGACCACGAAAAGGGGGACTGGGCATGCGGTTCAACAAGCGGCACAAGAGTCGGACTAAGAAATCCCGCATCACCTTAATCATTACTGTGCTTAGCTGTTCGCTGGTGCTCACCTCATGCGAGGCGATTACTGCCCAGAAGATTTCAAGTGACGATTTCAACTCCAGATCGGGCGGGTTCCCCGGCATGAACGGCGGCACGAATTTCAATGGCGGCGGCCGGGGGATGGATCGGGGAGGAACGCGCAGAGGCGGCAGTCAGGGGACGGATGGGGGAGCGGGCAGCAGCCAGCAATGATCCGGGCCGGGTAGTGGAGGTTATGCCAGCGTAGCGGGGAAATGCTTTTTCCACTTTCGGATTTTCCCCCGGAAGGATTTGAACGGAGCGGCTGAATTGATATGAATCCACCGGGCCATGGGCCAGTTGTCCTTGGTTCCGGTCCATTTACGTGAGCCCTGGATGAACAGCTCTTCTTCCGTTAATGTGCCGACCCATTCCAGCCACTGCTGCTCCGATTGCCGGAATAAGCTGCGTAGCTCAGTCAGTGAATACTCAGAATATGTGCTGTAAAAGGACTGATACAATCCGCCCAGCTCATTCCACTTATAATCCTGGGCGGGCATGAGGAAGGCTCTTCCTTCCAGCTCATTCTGATCCCAGCTCCTCACCAGCTCCAGCCATCCCAGCTGATAGGCGATGATCTCAGCCGGGGTTTTATCCGCTTCGGGAATCCGCGTGTCCTTGTATGTATTGTCAATGCCGTCAAACTCGGCGTCCAAGAGCAGGTAGAGGGTATGGATCGTTTCCAGCAGCTCCTGTTTGGACGAATATTCATAGCTTGCCATAGCGCTCACTCCTTTGATTCTGTTATACCATAGAGCTGTGACAACAGTCTGTCCAGTTTAAACAGAGTCAGCTCCTGTTCCAAATCCGCTGCACGCCGGTGAGTGTATCTCCATTGAAGCTTAGCTTGTAGATATCGGGCATATCCAGCTGCTTCCAAAAGCCATAATCATAACGCTTATCCAGCGCATTCATGATTAGGACCATAATATTACCGTGAGTCCCGATGACGGCGTTACTGCCTTTGTAATGCTGCAATACTCTGTGGAGGGCCCGAACTCCTCTACTCTGGGCAACCAGATTAGATTCTCCGCCTTCCCAGGCAAAAGAGGGATTCTCCCAGACCTTCGTAATGGCCTGCCCGAAGTTGCTGACGGGTCCGCTGGACAATAATCTTTCTCTGAAATCCTCTTCTAGTACAAGTTCAAGGCCCAGAGGTCCGGCCAGTCCTTCAATAGTCTGTATCGCCCGTTTGTAGGGACTGGAAAGCAGGACATGAATATTTTCATGGATGAGCAGCTCCGTGATCTTCTGCGCGTCTGCCTGTCCACGTTCAGGTAGAGGTCTGTTTAATTCATCAGCAGAATAAGCAGAGTGCGCATGCCTTACGAAATACAGATTTGTAACCATTAATCATCACCTCATCTGCTAATATTTGTAATGTATTGTAGCATGAATGGGGCGGGGAATTCAGCGATGAATGATGAATATATAGAACGGATCAGTAAGGTCATTGCTTACATAGAGGAACATAGCAGTCAACCGCTTAAGCTGGATACACTGGCAGAGGTATCGCATTTCTCCAAATATCATTTCAGCAGAATATTCACAGCTGTAGTTGGCGTGACTCCCATGGCATTTGTAACCAGGAAGCGTATACAGCACTCACTGGTGCTGCTGGCCGAAACGCATCAGACCATTCTGGAGATCGCGGGTCAATGCGGTTTCGAATCGGTATCGGTCTTTAATGCCCATTTCAAACGGTATTATGACTGTACACCGGGCAGCTTCAGGAACGGTAACCGGAAAAAGAGCAATTTCGCATCAGCCCTCAGCAATATGCAAGCAGAATCAGCTTCCGTGGCAGATTACAATAGAGCAGGAAGTAATCCGCTGTTAAGGAGGGCATGGGATAGTATGGTTGAAATCAGGCAGATCCCGGATGTTGAAGTCGCCTATGTAAGGCATATTGGCAGCTATTTGCATACGTATACCGCATGGGACAAGCTAAGCCGCTGGGCAGATCAGCAGGGGCTTCATGCAGGGAATCAGCAGTTTATCGGAATATCGTTGGATGACGGGGATCTCGTAGAGGAGTCTGCGTGCCGGTATGATGCCTGTATTACATTACCCGTAGGTTTGGAGCGGGAGACGCACCGGCCGCAGGTAGAATTCAAGACATTATCCGGCGGGATGTATGCGGTGTATTCTTACTATGATACGGTAGACAAATTTGTCCTCGCGTATGAGAGTATGTTCAGCGTATGGTTACCCCGCAGCGGGTACGAAGCGGACGACAGGCCGTGTCTTGAATTCTGTCTGAATGATCCTGCGCAGGACCCGGAGGGCAAATGCAAGGTTGATTTGTACATCCCCATTAAGCAACGAATATAAGGTTTCCTGGAATGGAGTGGCTGGAATGAATTTGAATGTTGTGTTTGACCAGTTTCCTGTACTGAGATCAGATGAACTTGTATTGAACAGAATTGAGGAGACTCATCTGGACGAGCTGTTTGACATTTACAGCAATGATAGAGTCTTTGAATACTGCGGGATCATCCCCAAACATAACAAGGCTACAGTCAGTAATATGATAGGCCATTTTGAACGGGACTACGCCAAAAGATCAAGGATCAAGTGGGGCATTTTTACCAGTGGTGAAGAGGGGCGTCTGCTTGGAATTATTGAAGCCTGTGACTTCAATCAGAAGGTGAATATGGTGACGATCGGCTACTTCCTGGCGGAAGCCCATTGGGGGAGGGGCATTGCCTCAAGGGCAGTTGAAATACTTACGGAGTTCCTGTTTGGGCAGGTGAATGTGAACAGAGTTCAGGCCGAAGTGATGCTGATGAATGAACCGTCCAAGAAGGTGCTGCTGAAGAACGGCTTCATCAAGGAGGGGATGCTGCGGCAAGCCGCCTTATGGTCAGGCAAAGGAATTGTCGATCTGGAGATTTACAGTATGCTAAGGGAAGATTATATTCAAGTTTGAAAATAAGATAAAAAAAAGCTCAGGCCCGTTAATAGGCTTGAGCTTATTGGTGCTGTAAGAACTAATAATCTGTCTGGGGTCCCCGCAAAGTACCTGAGTTATCTTCGAAGCTGGAGCCTCACTTTGTGGGTTTGGCTTATGCTTCCATCTTCTGCGCCGTATAGAGTCTGTGGTAGAGACCGCGGCGGGCAATCAGCTCATCATGCGAGCCGCTTTCCGCAATGCCCTTATTCGAGACATACATGATGCGGTCGCAGTTCTTCACGGTGGACAGCCGGTGCGCGATGATGAACGAGGTACGTCCCTTAAGCAGCTCATTCAGGCCCTTCTGGAGCAGGCGCTCAGTCTGTGCATCAATGGAAGAAGTGGCTTCATCCAGGATGAGAATGCGCGGGTTGGCCAGCAGGGTTCTGGCGAACGAGATGAGCTGCCGCTGTCCCTGTGAGAGCTTGGAGCCGCGCTCATTAACCTCCGTCAGGTAGCCCTGGTCAAATTCACGGATGAAATCATCGGCGCAGACAGCCTTCGCAGCGGCGATGACCTCTTGCTCAGTGGCATCCGGTCTGCCGTAGCGGATATTATCCAGAATCGTCCCCGAGAAGATGAAGCTGTCCTGCAGCATAATCCCCATCTGGCTGCGCAGCGATTTCAGCGTGATCCCGGCGATATCCTGCCCGTCGATCAGGATTCTGCCGCCGGTAAGGTTATAGAAGCGCGAGATCAGATTGACGACCGTGGTTTTGCCGGCACCGGTCGGTCCGACCAGCGCGATGCTCTCTCCGGCTGCAACATCGAAGGAGATGTTCTCCAGGATGTTCAGTCCCGGATCGTAGGCGAAGGTTACATCGTCGAAGGTGACCCGGCCCTGAACGGGCGGCAGCTCCTTCGCCCCGGGAATATCGCTGACGGTTACCGGCTCATCCAGCGTTTCGAAGATACGCTCCAGATAAGCTACCGCATTGATGAAGTTGTTGTACAGCTGGGATAGATTCAGAATCGGCTGCCAGAAGCGGGCGGCATAGCTGCTCATCGCGAGAATGACACCAAGCGTCATGCTCTGCGGGTCCAGGGTCAGCAGGCCAACCAGGAAAATCATCGCTGTAACCATGGTAGACAAGTTATCGACAGTGAACGGAATAAGGGTGTTGTAACGCAGCGCCCGCATCCACTCTGTGCGGAAATTACCAGCCAGGCGCGTAAAGACGCCCTCATTGCGCTGTTCCCGGGAGAACATCTGGGTCACGCCGATACCGCTGATGCTCTCCTGCAGATAGGCGTTCAGATTGGAGCTTTTGTTCGATACCGCCTGCCATGCCCGGCGCTGCCGGGTTTTGATGAGCAGCATGACACCGAGGAATACGGGCAATCCGGCAAGAATGACGAAGGAGAGCCGGACATCTACGGCGAACATGAATGCAGCGATGAAGATCAGATTCACGATTTCTAGGATAAAGTTAATAATTCCGTTCGACAACACGTCGGATACCGCATTGACGTAGTTTACAACCCGGATCAGGATCTTGCCCTGCGGCCGGTCATCGTAATATTTGAACGGCAAATCCTGCAGATGCTTGAACAGATCGGTACGGATATCGAAGATAATATCCTGCCCGACACTGGTCATAATCCGTGAGCGGATCGTCGCCAGAATTACGCTGACAATGATCGTCGCCAGCATCAGCGCAGACCAGCCAACCAGCGCGCCCATCTCTTTGGCGGGAATGGTTACGTCTACCACATGCTGCATAATCAGCGGGGCTGATAGGGCGATAGCCGCCGACAGTGCGCTAAGCACGAATGCGAGAATCATCGGTTTCTTCTTGCGTCTGATATAGACCATGGCCCGCCGGAAATGCTTAATGTTAAACGGTGATTCCAGATTCTCATCGACATCGAATTTATTCCTGGCCACTCTCGGTCACCTGCCTTCCAATGCCCTCGTTCTGCAGCATAAATACATCATAGTAATAACCCCGCTTAGCCAGCAGCTCGGCGTGGGTGCCTTCCTCGATCAGACGGCCGCCATCCAGAATCAGGATGCGGTCTGCCTGGGCGGTAGTGGATACCCGCTGTGCAATGATAATCTTCGTGCAGGGATACTCCAGCTCACGCAGACTCCGCTGAATATGCTCCTCCGTCTCCAGATCGACGGCAGACGTCGTATCATCCAGAATCAGGATCGGACGGCGGACCGCCAGCGCGCGGGCAAGCGCAATACGCTGCTTCTGTCCTCCGGACAAGCCGACACCGCGTTCGCCGACTACCGTATCATAGCCTTCCGGCATTTTGACGATGAAGTCATGGGCCGCTGCGAGACCGGCATAGGCCTGCGCTTCTTCTTCCGTAAGCTCGGGGTCGCCATAGGCGATGTTGCCGTCGATCGTATCGGAGAACAGGAGGACGTCCTGTGTAGCCATCCCGATATTCCCGCGCAGTTCATCAAGCTCAAGCTCACGGACATCCCGGCCGTCTACCAGCACGCGGCCTCCGGCCACATCGTAGAACCGGGGGATCAGGTTGATCAGCGATGTCTTGCCTGAGCCTGTAGCGCCCATAATGGCGATCGTTTCGCCGGGTTCAACCGTGAAGCTCAGATCATCGAGCACGGTAGCGCTGTCATATTTGAACCGGACATGCTCGAACTCAATCCGGCCCTCATAGCGGCGGTTCTCTGTGACATTATGCTCGTTCACAATAGCGGGGCGGGCATAATAGATATCGACGATTTTGGATAAGCTGGCAAAGAAACGCTGGATATCATTGATAATGATCCCGATATTGCGCATAGGGTTGGATACCGCCCAGATTAGCGAGGAGAAGGCTGCGAACTCACCAAAGGTGATCCGGCCGTGCATCAGGAAGTAGCCGCCGGCCAGCATCAGAATGACATTGAAGGCTTGGGCGAAGGATTCCAGATAAGGAAAGTAATCAAGCCAGACTAGGGCCGCTTTCTTGTTCGCCACAGAGTAGTTGACATTCTTCTCCGTGAATTTGGCAATCTCAAACTCTTCACGGGCGAAAGCCTTGACTACACGGTTGCCTGAAATGTTCTCCTGTGTCGTCGTGTTAAGCTGGGACAGCCGCTCGCGCAGATCAATGTACATGGGACGGACACGTTTGGCGAAGATAAAGGCCACGACAAAAATCGGTGGCGACAGGATCAGCATCCACAGCGTCAGCTGGACATCGATTGTAAGGAAATAGATGACGGCTGCCAGAAAAATCGTCAGCGATTCAATGATCGTCTTGAAAATCCAAGCCATCGAATGCCGGACCATATCCAGATCGCCTGTCATCTTGGTCATAAGATCACCGGTACGGTTGCGGTCATAATACTCCCGGTCCTGCCCCTGAATCTTGTTGTACAAATAAATGCGGATGTTGTACATCATATTCTGGGAGGATATTTCGTACTGCATGGTCGTTAGATAAGCCAGACCTGTGCGGAGCAGGGAAAAGCCGATCATGCCCAGGCAGAGCGCGATGAGCAGACCCCTCTCTGTAGCAAGATTCTGCCCTGCATGGTCGCCGGCTATAAACGTATCGACGATGCGCTGGCTGAGGTACGGGTTCACAATCGTGAGACTTGAGCCCACTACGGAGAGACAAAGCGCCACGATATACCGTGCCCGGTTGCCCTCCAGGTTCTGCCACAGCCATTTTAGTTCAAACATCTGATCACCTGCTTCTGTTTTTCTTATTTTCATGTAAATAAATCAAAGTGATTATAACACTATGAAACAAAATGTATAGGTTTACGGCCAATTTTGTTGTTACAATCGAACGAACTTTTGGTGGAGTAATTCTGCATTGCGTTAATGTATGTCACAGCTTACAATGATTCTGACATATTATGATAGATTAGTGTTTTACACATGCAGGGAATACATAGAGGGGGAGCATTTTTTTGGAAGCGAAACAGTTAACAAGAGGGCTTAAGCCGCGGCATATCGAGCTGATCGCACTCGGGGGCACGATTGGCGTAGGGTTGTTCATGGGCTCTGCAAGTACGATTAAGTGGGCAGGGCCGTCGGTGCTGCTGGCCTATCTTTTGGCGGGAATAATCATGTTTTTTGTGATGCGGATTATGGGGGAGATGCTGGTGCTCGAACCGGTCACCGGCTCGTTTGCCACCTTTGCCCACAAATATATCAGTCCGCTGGCCGGATTTCTAACGGCCTGGAGCTATTGGTTCCTCTGGGTGACTGTAGGGATGGCGGAGGTTACGGCAATCGGAATCTACGTGGGGTACTGGTTTCCTGAAATCCCGCAGTGGATTCCGGCTCTTATCGGTGTAGGTATTATTGCGGCGGCCAATCTGGCAGCGGTGAAATTGTACGGGGAGTTTGAATTCTGGTTCGCGATGATCAAGGTGGTCGCCATTGTCGTGATGCTGGTGATTGGAACCGGAGTAATCTTCTTTGGCCTGGGAAATGGCGGAGAGCCGCTCGGCTTGTCGAATCTGTATAGCCATGGAGGGTTCTTTGCCGGAGGACTGAAGGGCTTCCTGTTTGCGCTCTGCATTGTCACGGCTGCCTATCAGGGGATTGAGCTGGTGGGAATTACAGCAGGCGAAGCGGAGGATCCTAAGCGTACGTTGCGCAAAGCGATCAAGAATATCATCTGGCGCATTCTGATTTTCTACGTGGGGGCAATCTTCATCATTGTAACGATTTATCCATGGAACGAAATTGGCGAAATCGG
This window encodes:
- a CDS encoding glycosyltransferase family 39 protein → MVKGIQRILYVLLAFFIGLFIASSFFIRAKYNYAIYGDTTVLEKQNVLLFILLIAAVLGLSYVLYRLCLKLNKYSRRIVIPAVLLFSAAIQLVIIFLFTRMPTDDSQTVLSLAWDMLYNKDYSSFQPGGYLYMFPFNFSIVLYLKTLLFLFPDNYLVIKSFNILFSLVTTLMIYLLYKELNTKSKSNDYGVLVFAATYIPSLFMSNFIYNDVIATALLTSALYFAVTFIRRRSMKDIVFAAILLAIGNYFRSTGMIFLIAIVFCLLLNLRHLGLKKAIASIGITLLVFNIPGWTQNAALQATGIVDESPSSNSAPVYMWLNMGINLETLGFWDNRESYTIYQQEAGYNKAESVELFKASISNKLSEATLGELAGMYYKKLVWIWTEGTYQVERYGIGNDGTSIGGGGRNGFVMDRYIYSTSASELLKGDSNYRSGLQWVVYVQNFLMYGFILFRLVSGIRAKRFAETSLVLVILGFIGFYLLWEIKARYIYPVYPLLIVLSYLGFKDVYELLTTKRGTGHAVQQAAQESD
- a CDS encoding ClbS/DfsB family four-helix bundle protein — translated: MASYEYSSKQELLETIHTLYLLLDAEFDGIDNTYKDTRIPEADKTPAEIIAYQLGWLELVRSWDQNELEGRAFLMPAQDYKWNELGGLYQSFYSTYSEYSLTELRSLFRQSEQQWLEWVGTLTEEELFIQGSRKWTGTKDNWPMARWIHINSAAPFKSFRGKIRKWKKHFPATLA
- a CDS encoding histidine phosphatase family protein → MVTNLYFVRHAHSAYSADELNRPLPERGQADAQKITELLIHENIHVLLSSPYKRAIQTIEGLAGPLGLELVLEEDFRERLLSSGPVSNFGQAITKVWENPSFAWEGGESNLVAQSRGVRALHRVLQHYKGSNAVIGTHGNIMVLIMNALDKRYDYGFWKQLDMPDIYKLSFNGDTLTGVQRIWNRS
- a CDS encoding AraC family transcriptional regulator, with protein sequence MNDEYIERISKVIAYIEEHSSQPLKLDTLAEVSHFSKYHFSRIFTAVVGVTPMAFVTRKRIQHSLVLLAETHQTILEIAGQCGFESVSVFNAHFKRYYDCTPGSFRNGNRKKSNFASALSNMQAESASVADYNRAGSNPLLRRAWDSMVEIRQIPDVEVAYVRHIGSYLHTYTAWDKLSRWADQQGLHAGNQQFIGISLDDGDLVEESACRYDACITLPVGLERETHRPQVEFKTLSGGMYAVYSYYDTVDKFVLAYESMFSVWLPRSGYEADDRPCLEFCLNDPAQDPEGKCKVDLYIPIKQRI
- a CDS encoding GNAT family N-acetyltransferase; protein product: MNLNVVFDQFPVLRSDELVLNRIEETHLDELFDIYSNDRVFEYCGIIPKHNKATVSNMIGHFERDYAKRSRIKWGIFTSGEEGRLLGIIEACDFNQKVNMVTIGYFLAEAHWGRGIASRAVEILTEFLFGQVNVNRVQAEVMLMNEPSKKVLLKNGFIKEGMLRQAALWSGKGIVDLEIYSMLREDYIQV
- a CDS encoding ABC transporter ATP-binding protein is translated as MARNKFDVDENLESPFNIKHFRRAMVYIRRKKKPMILAFVLSALSAAIALSAPLIMQHVVDVTIPAKEMGALVGWSALMLATIIVSVILATIRSRIMTSVGQDIIFDIRTDLFKHLQDLPFKYYDDRPQGKILIRVVNYVNAVSDVLSNGIINFILEIVNLIFIAAFMFAVDVRLSFVILAGLPVFLGVMLLIKTRQRRAWQAVSNKSSNLNAYLQESISGIGVTQMFSREQRNEGVFTRLAGNFRTEWMRALRYNTLIPFTVDNLSTMVTAMIFLVGLLTLDPQSMTLGVILAMSSYAARFWQPILNLSQLYNNFINAVAYLERIFETLDEPVTVSDIPGAKELPPVQGRVTFDDVTFAYDPGLNILENISFDVAAGESIALVGPTGAGKTTVVNLISRFYNLTGGRILIDGQDIAGITLKSLRSQMGIMLQDSFIFSGTILDNIRYGRPDATEQEVIAAAKAVCADDFIREFDQGYLTEVNERGSKLSQGQRQLISFARTLLANPRILILDEATSSIDAQTERLLQKGLNELLKGRTSFIIAHRLSTVKNCDRIMYVSNKGIAESGSHDELIARRGLYHRLYTAQKMEA
- a CDS encoding ABC transporter ATP-binding protein, with amino-acid sequence MFELKWLWQNLEGNRARYIVALCLSVVGSSLTIVNPYLSQRIVDTFIAGDHAGQNLATERGLLIALCLGMIGFSLLRTGLAYLTTMQYEISSQNMMYNIRIYLYNKIQGQDREYYDRNRTGDLMTKMTGDLDMVRHSMAWIFKTIIESLTIFLAAVIYFLTIDVQLTLWMLILSPPIFVVAFIFAKRVRPMYIDLRERLSQLNTTTQENISGNRVVKAFAREEFEIAKFTEKNVNYSVANKKAALVWLDYFPYLESFAQAFNVILMLAGGYFLMHGRITFGEFAAFSSLIWAVSNPMRNIGIIINDIQRFFASLSKIVDIYYARPAIVNEHNVTENRRYEGRIEFEHVRFKYDSATVLDDLSFTVEPGETIAIMGATGSGKTSLINLIPRFYDVAGGRVLVDGRDVRELELDELRGNIGMATQDVLLFSDTIDGNIAYGDPELTEEEAQAYAGLAAAHDFIVKMPEGYDTVVGERGVGLSGGQKQRIALARALAVRRPILILDDTTSAVDLETEEHIQRSLRELEYPCTKIIIAQRVSTTAQADRILILDGGRLIEEGTHAELLAKRGYYYDVFMLQNEGIGRQVTESGQE
- a CDS encoding amino acid permease gives rise to the protein MEAKQLTRGLKPRHIELIALGGTIGVGLFMGSASTIKWAGPSVLLAYLLAGIIMFFVMRIMGEMLVLEPVTGSFATFAHKYISPLAGFLTAWSYWFLWVTVGMAEVTAIGIYVGYWFPEIPQWIPALIGVGIIAAANLAAVKLYGEFEFWFAMIKVVAIVVMLVIGTGVIFFGLGNGGEPLGLSNLYSHGGFFAGGLKGFLFALCIVTAAYQGIELVGITAGEAEDPKRTLRKAIKNIIWRILIFYVGAIFIIVTIYPWNEIGEIGSPFVMTFAKVGIVGAAGIINFVVLTAAMSGCNSGIYSAGRMLYTLAQNGQAPKFFGKVSASGVPRNSIITTISLLLVGVLFNYLMPDSKLFLYIYSASVLPGMIPWFALAFSQFRFRDRWKGEMAEHPFKSRLFPISNYIIIIFLSLVIIGMWFNPDTHLSLIVGASFLDIVVAGYYAFGIGKRGRPEEPGKLRG